One part of the Mytilus trossulus isolate FHL-02 chromosome 11, PNRI_Mtr1.1.1.hap1, whole genome shotgun sequence genome encodes these proteins:
- the LOC134689754 gene encoding uncharacterized protein LOC134689754: MAHQSGGNPLCCSFGEFTSVNNIFCESNAKADCNKVLPLISCTKSIESHCRRFHINFKDVNNEADLLKYRGGLFDIPTEQCTICPNHRYRLGLGWRSSQLCMLKYCSRGKETQKRKKPLLKGTIALCQSLYLWKQRHQLIQIGPGVCTFCRKEIVKELKDHETKDNKDYECQLNNESCIERDLETNMELHSQFYLADQLDYLMEESQSLEESERYEITNEMYVKNKQKKECSSPGYLAEFDKFEENESVKESETTEITEFSQTDFTDDESQGSVWRPDSQESVPENDLKRKALDYFLTVCGLDPVSQLQCNWEKASERTRRNHTNTATSIFQEVLNVIAPGQVSSLSNAVLQRLSSTQSDDNNMLEVLSAAYNQATDWGTQRQILSLFGGNYSLKAIKEFIPDLSKYKYTTARKHSSMIGNGQPVSKTSYSREGLTDEQISHFMDFIMSPSIMTDAPYGETHLKISSGEVFHVPKIILNSVRTRVIEQYESYCKDTHFDATASSRSYLRIMKAVEPNIRKCMKGLDNYAADGAKAFEDLKKVAELLGKLGKGALWQESIQKSLTLGKQYLKIEYMLHISKESETADHCCNFALSDQSKEYTASCQHEHNQVCKKCDD; the protein is encoded by the exons ATGGCACATCAATCag GTGGAAATCCTTTATGCTGTAGCTTTGGAGAATTTACTAgtgtaaataatatattttgtgagTCAAATGCTAAAGCTGATTGTAACAAAGTTCTACCTCTGATATCATGCACCAAATCCATTGAATCTCACTGCAGACGTtttcatataaactttaaagATGTCAATAATGAAGCTGACTTATTAAAATATCGTGGAGGATTGTTTGATATACCAACAGAGCAATGCACAATTTGTCCAAACCATAGGTACAGATTAGGCTTAGGATGGAGAAGCAGTCAATTATGCATGCTGAAATATTGTTCAAGGGGAAAggaaacacaaaaaagaaagaaaccTCTTTTGAAAGGAACTATTGCTTTGTGTCAGTCCCTTTATCTGTGGAAACAAAGACACCAATTAATACAGATTGGACCAG GGGTGTGTACTTTTTGTCGGAAAGAAATAGTGAAAGAATTAAAGGACCATGAAACAAAGGATAATAAAGATTATGAATGCCAGCTGAAT aatGAAAGTTGTATTGAAAGAGATCTAGAGACAAATATGGAGTTGCACAGTCAGTTTTACCTAGCAGATCAACTTGACTATCTTATGGAAGAATCACAATCATTAGAAGAAAGTGAGAGATATGAAATTACA AATGAAATGTATGTGAAAAACAAGCAGAAAAAGGAATGCAGCAGTCCTGGTTACCTTGCAGAATTTgacaaatttgaagaaaatgaatcaGTAAAAGAAAGTGAGACAACTGAAATTACA GAATTTTCCCAGACAGATTTTACAGATGATGAATCTCAGGGTAGTGTTTGGCGGCCTGACAGCCAAGAGTCTGTGCCTGAAAATGACTTAAAAAGAAAAGCCCTGGATTATTTTTTGACTGTTTGTGGTCTAGATCCAGTCAGCCAGCTACAGTGTAATTGGGAGAAAGCATCTGAGCGCACTAGAAGAAATCACACAAATACAGCAacttcaatctttcaagaagtTTTGAATGTTATTGCTCCTGGACAAGTGTCTTCTTTATCAAATGCTGTGCTACAAAGATTGTCTTCAACACAATCAGATGACAATAATATGCTTGAAGTTTTATCTGCTGCATATAACCAAGCCACAGATTGGGGAACACAAAGACAGATTTTATCTCTGTTTGGGGGAAATTACTCCTTGAAAGCAATCAAGGAATTTATTCCTGACTTGTCAAAATACAAGTACACCACAGCCAGAAAACATTCTTCAATGATTGGTAATGGACAACCTGTTAGTAAAACATCATATAGTCGAGAGGGTTTGACAGATGAGCAGATAAGCCATTTCATGGACTTCATTATGAGTCCATCCATAATGACAGATGCACCATATGGAGAGACACATCTCAAGATTTCATCAGGGGAAGTGTTTCATGTgccaaaaataatattgaacagTGTAAGAACCCGTGTTATTGAACAATATGAATCCTATTGTAAAGACACACATTTTGATGCCACAGCAAGTTCACGATCCTATTTGAGAATAATGAAGGCAGTTGAACCAAACATTAGAAAGTGCATGAAGGGGTTGGACAACTATGCTGCTGATGGAGCCAAGGCGTTTGAAGATCTAAAAAAAGTTGCAGAATTACTTGGAAAACTGGGGAAGGGAGCACTATGGCAAGAGTCTATCCAGAAATCCTTAACCTTGGGGAAGCAGTACCTCAAAATAGAATACATG TTGCATATTTCCAAAGAATCTGAAACTGCAGACCATTGTTGTAACTTTGCCTTATCAGATCAATCAAAAGAATATACTGCTTCTTGTCAACATGAGCACAACCAAGTGTGTAAGAAATGTGATGACTAA
- the LOC134690753 gene encoding ras-related protein Rac2-like, with protein MENKNLIVTGDSGVGKTCLLISYTTNAFPSEYVPTVFDNYTANVMVDRKPYGLGLWDTAGQDYDRLRPLSYPQTDVVLLCFSVNNRSSLDNIEKKWIPEIKHHLPNVAIMLVGCKTDLRDSSKDTCIDKEEAESFASDHRMPYYETSALTQKGLKSCFDNAVRVSCRTTEIKWFQKK; from the exons ATGGAGAATAAGAACTTGATTGTTACCGGAGACAGTGGTGTTGGTAAAACATGTCTTCTTATTTCCTACACCACCAACGCTTTTCCAAGTGAATATGTCCCTACCGTGTTTGACAACTACACTGCAAATGTGATGGTGGACAGGAAACCATATGGGTTAGGACTTTGGGATACTGCTGGACAG GATTATGATAGATTAAGACCTTTGTCGTATCCACAGACAGATGTTGTTCTACTGTGCTTCTCCGTCAACAATAGATCATCCTTGGACAACATAGAAAAGAAATGGATACCGGAAATAAAGCACCATCTACCAAATGTAGCTATAATGTTAGTTGGTTGTAAAACTG ATTTAAGAGATTCAAGTAAAGACACATGTATAGATAAAGAGGAGGCAGAGTCTTTTGCCAGTGATCACAGAATGCCATATTACGAAACAAGTGCACTTACTCAGAAAGGATTGAAGTCATGTTTTGATAATGCT GTAAGGGTAAGCTGCAGAACGACTGAAATAAAGTGGTTTCAGAAGAAATGA